A genomic stretch from Coffea arabica cultivar ET-39 chromosome 10c, Coffea Arabica ET-39 HiFi, whole genome shotgun sequence includes:
- the LOC113714314 gene encoding germin-like protein subfamily 1 member 7 yields the protein MAAAGFIVTLAICLALSSSFSHAFDDNPLQDFCVAVSDTSAAVFVNGKICKNPKQVTSDDFLGTGFNIPVDTNNSLGSGFKLVDVNVIPGLNTLGLSLLRVDFAPGGVIPPHTHPRATEAVVVIEGTIYIGFVTSNPADNTKNRLYAKILKPGDIFVLPIGLVHFLRNVGKTKAMGIVAFNSQNPGTITIANAVFGTEPLISPEVLTKSFQLDKKVIEYLQSKF from the exons ATGGCAGCCGCTGGCTTTATTGTGACCCTTGCCATTTGTTTGGCCTTGTCATCTTCATTTTCTCACGCTTTCGATGACAATCCTTTGCAGGATTTCTGCGTTGCTGTGTCTGATACATCTGCAGCTG TGTTCGTCAATGGAAAGATCTGCAAGAACCCAAAACAGGTAACTAGTGACGATTTCCTCGGAACAGGCTTTAATATTCCTGTAGACACCAACAACTCTCTTGGATCTGGATTTAAGCTGGTTGACGTTAACGTAATACCCGGCCTTAACACTCTCGGTCTCAGTCTCCTTCGTGTAGACTTTGCACCAGGTGGTGTCATACCTCCTCACACGCATCCTCGTGCTACTGAGGCCGTCGTAGTAATCGAGGGTACCATCTATATTGGTTTTGTCACCTCCAATCCAGCTGATAACACGAAAAATAGGTTATATGCTAAGATTTTGAAACCAGGAGACATCTTCGTCCTCCCAATTGGCCtagttcattttctaagaaatgtGGGGAAAACAAAGGCGATGGGGATTGTGGCTTTCAATAGCCAAAACCCTGGTACCATCACAATTGCAAATGCAGTTTTCGGGACAGAGCCGCTTATTTCTCCTGAAGTTCTCACTAAATCATTTCAGCTGGACAAGAAGGTGATCGAGTACCTCCAGTCAAAGTTCTAG